One Owenweeksia hongkongensis DSM 17368 genomic region harbors:
- a CDS encoding T9SS type A sorting domain-containing protein, protein MNKALLATLILFSTSIFAQTWEQKADAIVGRHHPISFSLNGKGYAITGTLPSGQPTKDAYQYNPTTDTWLTMPSFPGAARSFGIGTVTNGVAYMGFGFSTSQYLRDFWSLDSNGTYTQLASCDCTGRRHPAMIGIGDKIYVGLGDDASGDLRDWWMYDIKADNWTQITSLPSAGRHHPFMFNAGGEVFAGLGHRGNVIYDDWFKLDTATNTWTAMNKFPGEARVAGTQFGMHGYGFVLSGDGDNHGYMPNGEMWRYNPKSDTWTQFPSHPGQSRWAPGSFVIGDDVYFFGGLNRLTNVFPTDLWKFDMAAATVSMNEEVLANTYVYPNPATDILKWKSDESITEVKVYNTLGQLVSASPAEAQSLNSKELDGGMYLVQFYSNSELIKTSKVLIQN, encoded by the coding sequence ATGAATAAAGCATTACTAGCCACCCTCATCCTATTTTCCACCTCAATTTTTGCCCAAACGTGGGAGCAAAAGGCAGATGCCATAGTGGGTAGACACCACCCTATTTCATTTTCATTAAATGGAAAAGGCTACGCTATTACAGGTACATTACCCAGTGGACAACCTACCAAAGATGCTTATCAGTACAATCCTACAACTGATACATGGCTAACGATGCCAAGTTTTCCTGGTGCTGCACGTAGTTTTGGTATTGGTACCGTGACTAATGGTGTTGCTTACATGGGTTTTGGTTTCTCCACCTCACAATATTTAAGAGACTTTTGGAGTCTTGACTCCAATGGAACTTATACTCAACTAGCAAGTTGCGATTGTACAGGTAGAAGGCATCCAGCTATGATTGGTATTGGCGATAAAATATATGTAGGCTTGGGAGATGATGCATCAGGTGACCTTAGAGACTGGTGGATGTATGATATTAAGGCTGATAATTGGACTCAGATTACCAGCTTACCTAGCGCAGGTAGACATCACCCATTTATGTTTAATGCCGGTGGAGAAGTATTTGCAGGATTAGGTCATCGTGGAAATGTGATTTATGATGACTGGTTTAAGCTTGATACTGCTACAAATACTTGGACAGCAATGAATAAATTTCCTGGTGAAGCACGCGTAGCAGGAACACAATTTGGAATGCATGGATACGGTTTTGTATTAAGCGGAGATGGTGATAATCATGGCTATATGCCAAATGGAGAAATGTGGCGCTACAATCCGAAAAGTGATACTTGGACTCAGTTTCCTTCTCATCCTGGACAAAGTAGATGGGCTCCCGGAAGCTTTGTAATAGGTGATGATGTTTACTTTTTTGGTGGACTAAACCGATTGACCAATGTGTTTCCTACAGATTTATGGAAATTTGATATGGCAGCGGCCACCGTAAGCATGAATGAAGAAGTTCTTGCCAACACTTACGTTTACCCAAATCCAGCCACAGATATCCTAAAATGGAAAAGTGATGAAAGTATTACGGAAGTAAAAGTGTACAACACATTAGGACAACTAGTTTCGGCAAGTCCTGCAGAAGCACAAAGTTTAAACTCTAAAGAGTTAGACGGTGGTATGTACTTAGTTCAGTTTTATTCAAATTCAGAATTAATCAAAACCTCGAAGGTGTTGATTCAAAACTAA
- a CDS encoding cupin domain-containing protein produces the protein MNRKSTALIESGVLELYVFGMATDDQIRDVESAQEKYPAVAEELNQIHQRIESFGKANAVKPPSLVKTVVMAAADYMERLRNGEKFLDAPILTEKSTIEDFSHWLNRKDMVLAEVKESIYAKIISSTDDRTTSIVWAKDCLEPEIHSNERESFLIVEGTCEVSIDDETHYLKPGDFLSIPLHTNHSAKVTSDIPCKFIMQRALLHVA, from the coding sequence ATGAACAGAAAATCAACAGCACTTATAGAGTCTGGTGTATTGGAGCTTTACGTTTTTGGTATGGCTACCGATGATCAGATTAGAGATGTAGAATCTGCGCAGGAAAAATATCCAGCGGTTGCAGAGGAGTTAAATCAAATTCATCAACGCATAGAAAGCTTTGGTAAAGCTAATGCGGTTAAACCTCCATCTTTGGTAAAAACCGTGGTAATGGCTGCTGCTGATTATATGGAACGGCTCAGAAATGGGGAAAAATTTCTGGACGCACCTATACTTACCGAGAAGTCAACAATTGAAGATTTTAGTCATTGGCTAAACCGTAAAGACATGGTGCTGGCAGAAGTGAAAGAAAGCATTTATGCCAAAATCATAAGCAGCACAGATGACCGTACAACCTCTATAGTTTGGGCGAAGGATTGTTTAGAACCCGAAATACATAGTAATGAGCGTGAGAGCTTTTTAATTGTAGAAGGAACTTGTGAAGTATCTATTGATGATGAAACTCATTATTTAAAGCCAGGAGACTTTTTGTCAATTCCGCTTCATACCAATCATAGCGCTAAGGTGACTTCCGATATACCTTGCAAATTTATAATGCAGCGAGCGCTGCTTCATGTGGCTTAG